A region of Bacillota bacterium DNA encodes the following proteins:
- a CDS encoding acyl-CoA dehydrogenase family protein, producing the protein MFDHLGIEEIANEEYKLVRAMAKQIVENDIIPVRQYFDNDIHHSEYIEPLFHKILLEYGVQPILVSKRAPSLVSNCGFNEEIARGDSGIAVALACTSWAVFPLQHEPYKREDLLKKLTAVFREDKIHFGCFAMTEPEGGCDIENLRIKGRTIRTKARLEGNEWVINGVKQWASNSGIASLYLTVCTTAPDLGDDGIALIYVPYPIDGVTFGKFENKAGMQADRNCTIYFDNVRVPKSYRVAGPGDDAKLLHQNLVAGSIISGAMSVGSAQNIIEIVSDYATKRFVAGKPIKEHSINAGILADMLIGIETARTYVLNTAYMFDHPDIYGDRWSAAMFARARIAKVYAADVSVKIANKAMELMASFGYSREGAIEKHWRDNKIMQLWLGGAQLGRLDIARFCFDLREL; encoded by the coding sequence GTGTTTGATCATTTAGGTATAGAAGAAATCGCAAATGAAGAATATAAGCTGGTGCGAGCTATGGCAAAACAAATTGTTGAAAATGATATTATCCCGGTAAGGCAATATTTTGATAATGATATTCATCATTCAGAATATATTGAGCCCCTGTTTCATAAGATTCTCTTAGAATATGGGGTACAACCTATTCTTGTGTCAAAAAGGGCACCTTCTTTAGTTAGTAATTGCGGTTTTAATGAGGAAATAGCACGTGGCGATAGTGGAATTGCAGTGGCCTTGGCATGTACATCATGGGCAGTATTTCCCCTACAACACGAACCATACAAAAGAGAAGATCTGCTTAAAAAATTAACTGCAGTTTTTCGAGAAGACAAAATACATTTTGGTTGTTTTGCTATGACCGAACCGGAAGGTGGATGTGATATCGAAAATCTCCGGATAAAGGGTAGGACAATCCGTACCAAAGCGCGACTTGAAGGAAATGAATGGGTTATTAATGGAGTCAAGCAGTGGGCCAGCAATAGCGGGATTGCATCACTATACCTGACAGTATGCACTACTGCCCCCGATCTTGGTGATGATGGCATTGCCCTCATCTATGTACCTTATCCTATTGATGGTGTTACTTTTGGCAAGTTCGAGAACAAGGCCGGCATGCAGGCAGATAGAAATTGCACCATTTATTTTGATAATGTACGAGTTCCGAAAAGCTACCGGGTGGCTGGTCCCGGTGATGATGCTAAACTGCTGCATCAGAACCTGGTAGCAGGCTCAATTATCAGTGGAGCAATGTCAGTCGGATCTGCTCAAAATATAATAGAAATTGTATCCGATTATGCAACAAAACGCTTTGTAGCCGGAAAGCCAATAAAAGAACATAGTATAAATGCCGGAATTCTTGCAGATATGCTTATCGGTATTGAGACAGCAAGAACTTATGTGCTTAATACAGCTTATATGTTTGATCACCCTGATATCTATGGCGACCGCTGGTCAGCAGCGATGTTTGCCCGTGCTCGAATTGCTAAGGTATATGCTGCAGATGTGAGCGTGAAGATTGCCAATAAAGCGATGGAGCTGATGGCATCATTTGGTTATAGCCGAGAAGGTGCTATCGAGAAACATTGGCGGGACAATAAAATCATGCAACTCTGGCTCGGAGGGGCACAATTGGGCCGTCTTGATATTGCCAGATTCTGTTTTGATCTCCGTGAGCTATAA